The following proteins are encoded in a genomic region of Burkholderia gladioli:
- a CDS encoding ABC transporter ATP-binding protein: MSLEFDTVSYTYPGAAHGISEISLKAAPGELLAVIGQSGSGKSTLLRLTAGLLTGYHGRIAIGGQDVAAQPVWKRGVGMVFQQYALFPHLDVADNVAYGLKMRGLGAAERRRQALAMLERVGLASHAGRRPAQLSGGQQQRVALARALVIEPRVLLLDEPLAALDAGIRHQLRDQIRTLQRACGATTLFVTHDQDEALSMADRVAIVEGGRVLQVGTPRELYEQPASTRVARFIGHSTILPGRVIATDRVDVGFTTLCAPTGAAREGEAVELLLRPEHVQADPEQGCANRIHGARGEVRYFGSTHRYDFFPHGAATPLLGEGRVVASHSIAIEPRHLRVLPASPGA; the protein is encoded by the coding sequence ATGAGCCTCGAATTCGATACCGTCAGCTACACCTACCCGGGCGCCGCGCACGGCATCTCGGAGATCTCGCTGAAGGCGGCTCCCGGCGAGCTGCTGGCCGTGATCGGCCAGAGCGGCTCGGGCAAGTCCACCCTGCTGCGCCTCACGGCGGGCCTGTTGACCGGCTATCACGGCCGGATCGCGATCGGCGGCCAGGACGTGGCCGCGCAGCCGGTGTGGAAGCGCGGCGTCGGCATGGTGTTCCAGCAATACGCGCTGTTCCCGCACCTGGACGTGGCCGACAACGTCGCCTACGGCCTGAAGATGCGGGGCTTGGGCGCGGCCGAGCGGCGCCGCCAGGCGCTTGCGATGCTCGAGCGCGTCGGCCTGGCCAGCCATGCCGGGCGGCGCCCGGCGCAGCTTTCGGGCGGCCAGCAGCAGCGCGTCGCGCTGGCTCGCGCGCTGGTGATCGAGCCGCGCGTGCTGCTGCTCGACGAGCCGCTGGCCGCGCTCGATGCCGGCATCCGCCATCAACTGCGCGACCAGATCCGCACCTTGCAGCGCGCCTGCGGCGCGACCACGCTGTTCGTCACCCACGACCAGGACGAGGCGCTCAGCATGGCCGACCGCGTGGCGATCGTGGAGGGCGGGCGCGTGCTGCAGGTGGGCACGCCGCGCGAGCTCTACGAGCAGCCGGCCTCGACGCGCGTGGCGCGCTTCATCGGCCATTCGACGATCCTGCCGGGACGCGTGATCGCCACCGATCGCGTCGACGTCGGCTTCACCACCTTGTGCGCGCCCACCGGCGCGGCGCGCGAGGGCGAGGCCGTCGAGCTGCTGCTGCGTCCCGAGCACGTGCAGGCCGACCCGGAGCAGGGCTGCGCCAATCGCATCCACGGCGCGCGCGGCGAGGTGCGCTACTTCGGCTCGACCCATCGCTACGACTTCTTCCCGCATGGCGCGGCCACGCCGCTGCTCGGCGAGGGGCG